Proteins encoded within one genomic window of Phototrophicus methaneseepsis:
- a CDS encoding glycoside hydrolase family 88 protein produces MEHQSFNLTREQALQICIERIRANVAQFGDKFPYVGQGATYRLGPNNHWMTSFWTGELWLAYIVTQDAFFKQQAASHLRSFRKRLADHIDISHDLGFLYTLSARAQWQVTGDEAARQLALAAAERLAERFNEAGGYIQAWRDIGDAEEGGRFIVDCMMNIPLLYWAAEQTGQMRYAEVANRHAQTTLTYIVREDFSTAHTFFMNPQTGEPVGSKTHQGFADDSLWARGQAWAIYGFAIAADWTANATFEAASRQIADRYLAELSEDGMPLWDFRLTPDAPHSLDTSANAIAAMGLWRLSQHLSEKGSPQADVYREAALRLIDVLLRGAFLAKDDGTQGLLPNSTYNAHIPEYTEIFTLFGDYFFLEALVHMTGTEIDFWGKSVR; encoded by the coding sequence ATGGAACATCAGTCTTTTAACCTGACCAGAGAGCAGGCCCTCCAAATATGTATTGAACGTATCCGGGCCAATGTGGCGCAATTTGGCGATAAGTTCCCCTATGTGGGGCAGGGCGCGACTTATCGACTAGGCCCTAATAACCACTGGATGACCTCTTTCTGGACGGGAGAACTCTGGTTGGCGTATATCGTGACGCAAGATGCTTTTTTTAAGCAGCAGGCTGCTAGCCATCTTCGCAGCTTCAGAAAACGGTTGGCAGATCACATTGATATATCGCATGATCTGGGTTTTCTTTATACCCTCAGCGCAAGGGCACAATGGCAAGTCACGGGTGATGAGGCGGCCCGCCAGTTGGCGCTTGCCGCTGCTGAACGCCTGGCCGAGCGTTTTAACGAAGCCGGGGGCTATATTCAGGCGTGGCGTGATATTGGCGACGCGGAAGAGGGCGGGCGTTTCATCGTGGATTGCATGATGAATATTCCGTTGTTGTACTGGGCTGCCGAGCAAACGGGGCAGATGCGTTATGCTGAAGTTGCCAATCGCCATGCACAGACGACACTCACGTATATTGTGCGCGAAGACTTCAGCACGGCACATACCTTCTTCATGAATCCGCAGACGGGCGAGCCTGTTGGCAGCAAAACGCATCAGGGCTTTGCTGATGATTCGTTATGGGCGCGAGGCCAGGCCTGGGCGATATATGGCTTCGCCATTGCGGCTGATTGGACCGCAAACGCCACCTTTGAAGCCGCATCACGCCAGATTGCGGATCGCTACCTGGCGGAGCTAAGCGAGGACGGCATGCCACTCTGGGACTTCAGACTGACGCCAGATGCCCCTCATAGCCTGGATACATCGGCAAATGCCATTGCGGCTATGGGCCTGTGGCGCTTATCCCAGCACTTAAGCGAAAAAGGCAGTCCCCAGGCCGATGTTTACCGGGAAGCTGCCCTGAGGTTGATCGATGTTTTGCTGCGTGGGGCTTTCCTCGCAAAAGACGATGGCACCCAGGGCTTGCTGCCGAACAGTACCTATAATGCGCATATCCCCGAATATACAGAGATATTCACGCTGTTTGGCGATTACTTCTTCTTGGAAGCACTCGTGCATATGACAGGCACAGAGATCGATTTCTGGGGGAAATCAGTTCGTTAA
- a CDS encoding LacI family DNA-binding transcriptional regulator: MSINVTIKDVARAAGVSYSTVSRVINNTANVDENKRQRVIDAMKQLGYVANLQARSLAGGRSQVVGMLVPDLGNGYTGTILQGVNAEATANEYEMMLYTTHHRKVKEPLYVQTLTRGMTDGLLLLLPVDPGAYLESLRGKNFPYVVIDHQGFDTFSPTVVSTNRQGAYDGTTYLIELGHRRIGFVSGSNHTSSAIERLRGYRDALEAHGLSYDEQLVVPGNFDQPDSYRAGLRLLDLPERPTAIFATSDISAFGVIDAVHERGLRIPDDISILGFDDIPQAEWINPALTTVRQPLYEMGRRAMKMLLDYIEEPDAPTQRLVLSTELVIRATCRRITD; the protein is encoded by the coding sequence ATGTCAATTAACGTCACGATAAAAGATGTCGCACGTGCTGCGGGAGTCTCTTATTCCACCGTCTCACGCGTCATCAACAACACAGCCAACGTCGATGAAAATAAGCGCCAGCGCGTCATAGATGCCATGAAACAACTTGGCTATGTGGCGAATTTACAAGCGCGTAGTTTAGCCGGTGGGCGCTCCCAGGTGGTCGGCATGCTCGTGCCTGATCTCGGTAATGGCTATACCGGTACGATCCTGCAAGGCGTTAATGCAGAAGCCACAGCCAATGAATACGAGATGATGCTCTATACCACGCATCATCGTAAGGTTAAAGAGCCGCTCTATGTGCAGACGTTGACCCGTGGCATGACAGATGGCTTGCTGCTTCTGTTACCTGTAGACCCTGGTGCTTACTTAGAGAGCTTGCGGGGCAAAAACTTCCCGTACGTCGTCATCGATCATCAAGGCTTCGATACATTTAGCCCGACTGTCGTCTCCACAAATCGGCAGGGAGCTTATGACGGTACGACCTACCTCATCGAACTAGGGCATCGGCGTATTGGCTTTGTTTCCGGGTCGAACCATACCAGCAGCGCGATAGAGCGCTTACGTGGTTACAGAGATGCCCTCGAAGCACATGGCCTTTCTTACGATGAACAACTCGTCGTCCCTGGCAATTTCGACCAGCCTGATTCTTACAGGGCAGGGCTACGACTCTTAGATTTGCCAGAGCGCCCGACGGCGATCTTCGCAACCAGCGATATTTCAGCATTTGGGGTGATTGATGCGGTGCATGAGCGCGGTCTGCGCATCCCGGATGATATTTCTATATTGGGCTTTGATGACATCCCCCAGGCGGAGTGGATTAATCCAGCCCTGACGACTGTTCGACAACCCCTGTATGAGATGGGGCGGCGTGCTATGAAAATGTTATTGGACTACATCGAAGAACCAGACGCCCCGACTCAACGTTTAGTTTTGTCAACCGAACTTGTGATCCGTGCGACATGTCGCCGCATCACAGATTAG
- a CDS encoding DinB family protein, which produces MDSDQILRQHLLKLLSARQAHLMFDDAVNDFPEDKINAYPPNVPYTPWHLLEHIRRAQWDILDYIRNADYEGMNWPDDYWPPQDEQADMAAWQQTIDKFHEDLNALEDIVRDPKTDLMAPIPHGQNGHTILREVLLVADHNAYHIGELGILRQVLDAWTK; this is translated from the coding sequence ATGGATAGTGACCAGATTCTGCGTCAACATCTACTCAAACTCCTGAGCGCACGGCAAGCCCATCTGATGTTTGACGATGCCGTTAACGATTTCCCAGAAGATAAAATCAACGCTTACCCGCCAAACGTCCCGTATACGCCCTGGCACCTGCTCGAACATATCCGGCGTGCCCAATGGGACATCCTCGATTACATCCGCAATGCAGATTATGAAGGCATGAATTGGCCCGACGATTATTGGCCGCCACAAGATGAACAAGCCGACATGGCCGCATGGCAGCAAACCATCGACAAGTTCCATGAGGACCTGAACGCCCTGGAAGACATCGTGCGCGACCCAAAGACCGATCTGATGGCCCCTATCCCGCATGGGCAAAACGGGCACACCATCCTACGAGAAGTCTTGCTGGTCGCTGATCACAATGCCTATCACATCGGTGAGTTGGGCATTCTGCGGCAGGTACTGGATGCCTGGACGAAATAG
- a CDS encoding extracellular solute-binding protein has translation MRKLLLFLVLGLMIFPNVVFAQDDITIELWHIQNTDPGPQLFASAIERYQADHPNVTIDAIAMQNDPYKQRIRTAIGAGDEPCVFMSWGGGPMLEYVDAGTIIPLTSYFETRIPSYYDGDNYMDYFMPAGFSNVTAPDGEVYGVPVENVSVAVFYYDKQIFAEYGLEPPTTMSELDAIVQTLIDNGIAPFSLAGASKWPSSMYYMYLVDRLAGPGAFADAAARTGSMEAEPFVRAGEIIQNWVEMGAFVDGFNGLDYDTGQSRIPMYAGQAAMELMGTWGISTVKAENPDYYENNLGFFAFPAIEDGEGDPTAVVGTVGDNYYHISSNCEHPEEAFDFLTYLVDPDGITERIEAGRIPPVAGVSERIEDPLLAEVVSMIENAGSVQLWYDQYLPPELGEVHKDTMQALFGMAITPEEAAAQQEEALAEYFDSEG, from the coding sequence ATGCGAAAACTTCTTCTTTTCCTCGTACTTGGGTTGATGATCTTCCCAAATGTCGTATTCGCTCAAGATGACATTACCATTGAACTCTGGCACATTCAGAATACGGACCCGGGCCCGCAGCTCTTTGCAAGTGCGATTGAGCGTTACCAGGCAGATCATCCGAACGTCACCATTGATGCCATTGCCATGCAGAATGACCCCTATAAGCAGCGCATTCGTACCGCTATTGGCGCAGGTGATGAACCGTGCGTATTTATGTCCTGGGGCGGTGGCCCAATGCTGGAATATGTGGATGCTGGCACCATCATCCCGCTGACCTCTTATTTTGAGACCCGTATCCCCAGTTACTACGATGGGGACAACTATATGGATTACTTCATGCCCGCTGGCTTCTCTAATGTGACGGCCCCTGACGGCGAAGTCTATGGCGTCCCTGTGGAGAATGTCTCCGTTGCAGTGTTCTACTATGACAAGCAAATCTTTGCAGAGTATGGCCTTGAACCGCCTACAACCATGAGTGAACTGGACGCCATTGTGCAGACGCTGATTGATAATGGCATTGCGCCGTTCTCATTGGCTGGTGCTTCAAAGTGGCCGAGCTCCATGTATTACATGTATCTGGTTGATCGCCTTGCTGGCCCCGGTGCTTTTGCTGACGCTGCTGCTCGTACGGGCAGTATGGAAGCAGAGCCCTTCGTCCGTGCTGGCGAAATCATCCAGAATTGGGTGGAGATGGGCGCTTTTGTCGATGGCTTCAACGGCCTGGATTACGACACAGGGCAGTCTCGCATCCCGATGTATGCGGGGCAGGCAGCGATGGAACTGATGGGTACCTGGGGTATCAGCACGGTGAAGGCTGAAAACCCGGATTACTACGAAAATAACCTGGGCTTCTTCGCCTTCCCGGCGATTGAAGATGGTGAAGGCGACCCGACCGCTGTTGTTGGTACAGTTGGCGATAACTACTATCACATTTCCTCCAACTGTGAGCACCCTGAAGAAGCGTTTGACTTCCTCACCTACCTGGTGGACCCCGATGGTATTACAGAGCGCATCGAAGCTGGCCGTATCCCGCCGGTTGCTGGTGTGAGCGAACGCATCGAAGATCCGCTTCTGGCTGAGGTTGTGTCGATGATCGAGAACGCGGGCAGTGTGCAGCTCTGGTACGATCAATACCTGCCGCCGGAACTGGGCGAAGTCCACAAAGATACGATGCAGGCACTCTTTGGTATGGCGATCACGCCAGAAGAAGCGGCTGCCCAACAAGAAGAAGCTCTGGCTGAGTACTTCGACAGCGAAGGCTAA
- a CDS encoding nucleoside recognition domain-containing protein has protein sequence MSVQPNLLQTAAALRAELGEEYHDRLMEAIYTDAAQITDSSVSRDASKARLTFDRLLDRILTHPIGGFIAMGVMFFAVFWITITGANIPSQMLADLLLGSVYNALHSVAAALAAPTWLSGLLIDGVYLSTAWVISVMLPPMAIFFPLFTLLEDFGYLPRVAFNLDRLFAQAGAHGKQSLSMMMGYGCNAAGVIATRIIDSPRERLIAIITNNFSICNGRWPTMILMGTIFIGATMPPALASLVAALSVVAVAGLGILMTLLVSWGLSRTWLKGEASVYSLELPPYRPPQIMQTLYTSVIDRTLIVLWRALMMAAPAGAVIWLISNVAIGDASIAAHMVNFLNPVGMLLGLNGIILVAYIVAIPANEIIIPTILMLTLTLGASNIAGAQSGVMLELEDSQVYTVLTQVGGWTMLTAVNLMLFSLLHNPCSTTILTIWNETKNLKWTIVATILPIVLGVLVTFSTATVARLLGLA, from the coding sequence ATGAGCGTACAGCCCAACCTATTGCAGACCGCCGCAGCCCTGCGTGCAGAGCTTGGCGAAGAATATCACGACCGCCTGATGGAAGCGATTTATACAGATGCCGCGCAAATCACCGACAGCAGCGTCAGCCGGGACGCCTCTAAAGCACGGCTGACGTTTGATCGCCTGTTGGACCGCATCCTCACGCATCCGATTGGTGGCTTCATCGCTATGGGTGTGATGTTCTTCGCTGTGTTTTGGATCACGATTACAGGGGCGAACATCCCCTCGCAAATGCTGGCGGACCTGTTATTAGGCTCTGTCTACAACGCTTTGCACAGCGTCGCTGCTGCCCTGGCCGCACCTACCTGGCTGAGCGGCCTGCTCATTGATGGCGTTTATCTCTCCACAGCATGGGTCATCTCTGTCATGTTACCGCCAATGGCGATTTTCTTCCCGCTCTTTACCCTGCTGGAAGACTTCGGCTATTTGCCGCGCGTCGCCTTCAACCTGGATCGTCTCTTCGCACAGGCAGGCGCACACGGCAAACAATCCCTATCGATGATGATGGGCTATGGCTGTAATGCCGCTGGCGTCATCGCCACGCGCATCATCGACAGCCCGCGCGAACGCTTAATTGCGATCATCACCAACAACTTCAGCATCTGTAATGGTCGTTGGCCAACGATGATCCTGATGGGCACAATCTTCATCGGTGCGACCATGCCACCTGCACTAGCCAGCCTTGTCGCCGCGTTGAGCGTGGTCGCTGTGGCGGGCCTGGGCATTCTGATGACGCTGCTCGTCTCCTGGGGCCTCTCACGGACATGGCTCAAGGGCGAAGCGTCCGTCTACAGCCTGGAACTGCCGCCCTACCGCCCACCACAAATCATGCAGACGTTATACACCTCCGTCATTGACCGCACTCTGATCGTTCTATGGCGCGCGCTGATGATGGCGGCTCCGGCGGGTGCTGTGATCTGGCTCATTAGCAATGTCGCGATTGGCGATGCCAGCATCGCAGCTCATATGGTCAATTTCCTGAATCCGGTTGGTATGCTGCTGGGGCTGAATGGCATTATCCTGGTTGCCTATATCGTCGCTATCCCGGCCAATGAGATCATCATCCCGACGATCCTGATGCTCACGCTGACGCTTGGGGCCAGCAATATCGCGGGTGCGCAATCTGGTGTCATGCTGGAGCTAGAAGACTCCCAGGTTTACACTGTGCTGACGCAAGTCGGCGGCTGGACGATGCTCACTGCTGTCAACCTGATGCTATTTAGCCTGCTGCACAATCCCTGCAGTACGACGATCCTGACCATCTGGAATGAGACCAAGAACCTCAAATGGACAATCGTTGCGACAATTTTGCCCATCGTCCTGGGCGTCCTCGTGACGTTCTCCACGGCGACAGTCGCCCGCTTGTTGGGGCTGGCCTAA
- a CDS encoding FeoB small GTPase domain-containing protein, with product MTAQAASYCETCPAYNAAALKKLGVNSEDADYVVALAGNPNTGKSTVFNALTGLRQHVGNWPGKTVTRAEGGYDFNSKKYKLVDLPGTYSLLSTSVDEEVARDFILFGQPTVTVVVVDASRLERNLNLALQILEITDRVVVALNLIDEAERHGIAVDQRHLSRQLGVPVIPMVARRMQGIPELLQAIEEVATGNYITRPHRINQRDPKLENALDVMVNAILQEYPSLPNARWVALRLLEGDASIEQAIHERRLGDLTLDQNPALENQPIPAHTIPLEAVS from the coding sequence ATGACGGCACAAGCAGCGTCTTATTGTGAAACTTGCCCGGCGTATAACGCCGCCGCACTCAAAAAACTGGGCGTCAACAGCGAAGATGCCGATTACGTTGTGGCGCTCGCTGGCAACCCCAACACAGGTAAAAGCACCGTTTTCAACGCCTTAACAGGCTTGCGGCAGCATGTCGGCAACTGGCCGGGTAAGACTGTCACCCGTGCTGAAGGCGGCTATGACTTCAATAGCAAGAAGTATAAACTGGTCGATCTACCGGGGACGTATTCTTTACTCTCTACAAGTGTGGATGAAGAAGTCGCCCGCGATTTTATCCTCTTCGGCCAGCCCACAGTAACCGTGGTGGTCGTCGATGCAAGCCGCCTGGAACGTAACCTCAACCTGGCACTGCAAATTCTTGAAATCACAGATCGTGTTGTGGTCGCACTGAACCTCATTGATGAGGCCGAGCGTCACGGAATTGCTGTGGATCAGCGGCATCTATCACGCCAGTTAGGCGTCCCCGTCATTCCGATGGTCGCCCGCCGGATGCAAGGCATCCCGGAATTACTGCAAGCAATTGAAGAAGTCGCTACGGGGAACTACATTACACGGCCACACCGCATCAACCAGCGCGACCCCAAGCTAGAGAATGCCCTGGATGTGATGGTCAATGCCATCCTGCAAGAGTATCCCAGCTTGCCAAATGCACGTTGGGTAGCCCTGCGCTTATTGGAAGGCGATGCCAGCATCGAGCAAGCTATCCACGAACGCCGCCTGGGGGACCTCACGCTTGACCAGAACCCGGCACTGGAAAACCAACCCATCCCCGCCCATACCATCCCGTTGGAGGCTGTCTCATGA
- a CDS encoding FeoA family protein, producing MTTTLDQLKSGKTATVTRLTASGPNRRRLMDLGILPGTQLVAELRSPLGDPIAYRVRDTLIALRQSQARQIEIELTD from the coding sequence ATGACTACAACATTGGATCAACTAAAATCTGGCAAAACGGCCACCGTTACGCGCCTGACCGCAAGTGGCCCCAATCGCCGCCGCCTGATGGACCTGGGCATTTTACCAGGCACGCAGCTCGTTGCAGAACTCAGAAGCCCGCTAGGCGACCCTATCGCCTACCGTGTGCGTGATACGCTCATCGCCCTGCGACAGTCCCAAGCGCGCCAGATCGAAATCGAACTAACGGACTAA